The following proteins come from a genomic window of Yinghuangia sp. ASG 101:
- a CDS encoding SDR family NAD(P)-dependent oxidoreductase has translation MTHATTTPRVAVVTGGASGIGAASCRHLAARGHSVAVLDLDAERAGAVAEDLRGLGARALAVGADVSDRAAVDTAFARVRAELGPVGILVTSAGLMAFDAFEDITPEAWRRVVDVNLTGTFHCCQAAIGDMVAARWGRIVTISSSSAQRGSPTCAHYAAAKGGVIVLTKSLARQYAPLGITVNTIPPSGIETPMQHRSQAEGRLPSNEAIAGAIPVGHLGTPDDIAAAVAYLSSDGAGFVTGQVLGVNGGSVL, from the coding sequence ATGACCCACGCGACCACGACGCCCCGCGTCGCCGTCGTCACCGGCGGGGCCTCGGGCATCGGCGCCGCCTCCTGCCGCCACCTCGCCGCCCGGGGACACAGCGTCGCCGTGCTCGACCTGGACGCCGAACGCGCCGGCGCGGTCGCCGAGGACCTGCGCGGCCTCGGCGCACGCGCCCTCGCGGTCGGCGCCGATGTCAGCGACCGGGCCGCCGTCGACACGGCGTTCGCCCGGGTCCGCGCCGAACTCGGGCCGGTCGGGATCCTCGTCACCAGCGCGGGACTGATGGCGTTCGACGCGTTCGAGGACATCACCCCCGAAGCGTGGCGGCGCGTCGTCGACGTCAACCTCACCGGCACCTTCCACTGCTGCCAGGCCGCCATCGGCGACATGGTCGCGGCGCGCTGGGGCCGCATCGTCACCATCTCGTCCTCCAGCGCCCAGCGCGGCTCACCCACGTGCGCCCACTACGCCGCCGCGAAGGGCGGCGTCATCGTGCTCACCAAGTCCCTCGCCCGGCAGTACGCCCCGCTCGGGATCACGGTGAACACCATCCCGCCGTCCGGGATCGAGACGCCGATGCAGCACCGCTCCCAGGCCGAGGGGCGGCTGCCCTCCAACGAGGCCATCGCCGGCGCCATCCCGGTCGGACACCTCGGGACACCCGACGACATCGCCGCGGCCGTGGCGTACCTCAGCTCCGACGGCGCGGGCTTCGTGACCGGCCAAGTCCTCGGCGTCAACGGCGGATCGGTGCTGTGA
- a CDS encoding 2Fe-2S iron-sulfur cluster-binding protein has translation MKEGSRQMYDSVPSDGPASAPPTAADGPAPRRDEPAAPGPAASLTITLGPRTVRAAYRPGTTVLQAARAAGFRAPASCEAGSCGTCIARVVEGRAAMRNNEVLADDEVAEGWVLTCQAVPTSEHTSVVYE, from the coding sequence ATGAAGGAAGGTTCCCGGCAGATGTACGACTCGGTGCCGAGCGACGGCCCCGCGAGCGCACCCCCCACCGCGGCGGACGGCCCCGCGCCGCGGCGCGACGAACCCGCCGCCCCGGGCCCGGCGGCCTCGCTGACGATCACCCTCGGCCCGCGCACCGTGCGGGCCGCGTACCGCCCGGGAACCACCGTGCTGCAGGCGGCCCGCGCGGCCGGGTTCCGCGCCCCCGCGTCCTGTGAGGCCGGCAGTTGCGGGACGTGCATCGCGCGCGTCGTCGAGGGCCGCGCCGCCATGCGGAACAACGAGGTCCTCGCCGACGACGAGGTCGCCGAGGGCTGGGTCCTGACCTGCCAGGCGGTGCCGACGTCGGAACACACCAGCGTCGTCTACGAATAG
- a CDS encoding metal-dependent hydrolase family protein — MTAPVVLRAARWLDIDTEHVRTPAVIVVEGNRIAAVNPAETPAGATEFDLGDATLLPGLMDMELNFLIGGPETPTGLPLPMHGVQDDPAYRTIRGTLNARKTLMAGFTTVRNLGLMVKTGGYLLDVALQRAVDQGWVEGPRIIPAGHAVTPYGGHLDPTVFQRLAPGVMPLSIGEGIANGVGEVRACVRYQIRHGAKVIKVSASGGVMSHSTGPGAQQYSDEELAAIADEAHRAGIRVAAHAVGDTAVRACVRAGIDCVEHGFLASDETLRMMADHGTFLVSTTYLTDAMDIARAAPELRKKAAEVFPRAKAMLPRAVAAGVRIACGTDAPAVPHGDNAHELVALVSRGMTPWQALRAATVTSAELVELDHELGRLREGFLADVIAVPGDPTRDIKATRDVRFVMKDGRVHKND; from the coding sequence GTGACCGCGCCCGTCGTCCTGCGCGCCGCCCGGTGGCTGGACATCGACACCGAGCACGTCCGCACGCCCGCCGTGATCGTGGTCGAGGGAAACCGCATCGCCGCCGTCAACCCCGCCGAAACACCCGCCGGGGCAACGGAGTTCGACCTCGGCGACGCGACCCTGCTGCCCGGCCTGATGGACATGGAGCTGAACTTCCTCATCGGCGGCCCGGAGACCCCGACGGGCCTGCCGCTGCCGATGCACGGCGTGCAGGACGACCCGGCGTACCGCACGATCCGCGGCACCCTGAACGCCCGCAAGACGCTGATGGCCGGGTTCACGACGGTCCGCAACCTGGGCCTGATGGTGAAGACCGGCGGCTACCTCCTGGACGTGGCGCTGCAACGCGCCGTCGACCAGGGCTGGGTCGAGGGGCCACGCATCATCCCGGCCGGGCACGCCGTCACCCCGTACGGCGGCCACCTCGACCCCACGGTGTTCCAGCGCCTCGCCCCCGGCGTCATGCCGCTGAGTATCGGCGAGGGCATCGCCAACGGCGTCGGCGAGGTGCGTGCCTGCGTGCGCTACCAGATCCGCCACGGAGCCAAGGTCATCAAGGTCTCCGCCTCGGGCGGCGTCATGTCGCACAGCACCGGACCGGGCGCTCAGCAGTACTCCGACGAGGAGTTGGCCGCGATCGCGGACGAGGCACACCGTGCGGGCATCCGCGTCGCCGCCCACGCCGTCGGTGACACCGCCGTCCGGGCCTGTGTCCGTGCCGGGATCGACTGTGTCGAGCACGGGTTCCTCGCGAGCGACGAAACGCTCCGCATGATGGCCGACCACGGCACGTTCCTCGTGTCGACCACCTACCTGACCGACGCGATGGACATCGCCCGCGCGGCACCGGAGTTGCGGAAGAAGGCCGCCGAGGTGTTCCCGCGCGCGAAGGCGATGCTGCCCCGGGCGGTCGCGGCCGGGGTCAGGATCGCCTGCGGCACCGACGCCCCGGCCGTACCGCACGGCGACAACGCCCACGAGCTGGTCGCCCTGGTCTCGCGGGGCATGACACCGTGGCAGGCACTGCGCGCCGCCACCGTCACCAGTGCCGAACTCGTGGAACTCGACCACGAGTTGGGACGCCTGCGGGAGGGCTTCCTCGCGGATGTCATCGCCGTGCCCGGCGATCCGACCCGGGACATCAAGGCCACCCGGGACGTGCGGTTCGTGATGAAGGACGGCCGCGTCCACAAGAACGACTGA
- a CDS encoding aromatic ring-hydroxylating oxygenase subunit alpha: MPRFPKPPEGSWTRHYPELGTDPVSYEDSISPEFYEREREAIFKRAWLHVGRVEQLPRPGSYFTKNIGAANASVIVVRDTDGTVRAFHNICRHRGNKLVWNDEPARDTAGSCRQFTCKYHGWRYGLDGGLNFIQQEGEFFDVDKSQYGLAPVHCDVWAGFVFVNLAREPAQPLRDFLGPMVTALEGYPFDKMTSRFGYSTEIKANWKLYMDAFAEFYHAPVLHAKQSPEKFSVAAAQAGFEAPHYRLDGHHRLVSTSGIRFWELDAESVKPIDTLTRSGLFGPWDKPDLGPMPPGVNPAKCDPWGLDSFQLFPNFVILIWSQGWYITYQYWPTSYHSHVFEGSAYFPPATTIRERVAQEAAAVTFKEFALQDANTLEATQSMLETRYVDRFLLGDQEILCRHLHKVVGDWVDEFEGAGR, translated from the coding sequence ATGCCGCGTTTCCCGAAGCCACCGGAAGGCAGTTGGACCCGGCACTACCCCGAACTCGGCACCGACCCGGTGTCCTACGAGGACTCCATCTCCCCGGAGTTCTACGAGCGCGAGCGCGAGGCCATCTTCAAACGCGCCTGGCTGCACGTCGGACGCGTCGAGCAACTACCGCGCCCCGGAAGCTACTTCACCAAGAACATCGGGGCCGCCAACGCCTCCGTGATCGTGGTGCGCGACACCGACGGCACCGTCCGGGCGTTCCACAACATCTGCCGCCACCGCGGCAACAAGCTGGTGTGGAACGACGAGCCCGCGCGGGACACCGCCGGCTCCTGCCGGCAGTTCACCTGCAAGTACCACGGCTGGCGGTACGGCCTGGACGGCGGGCTGAACTTCATCCAGCAGGAGGGCGAGTTCTTCGACGTCGACAAGAGCCAATACGGTCTCGCGCCCGTGCACTGCGACGTGTGGGCCGGGTTCGTCTTCGTCAACCTCGCGAGGGAACCGGCACAGCCGCTCCGGGACTTCCTCGGCCCGATGGTGACCGCGCTGGAGGGCTACCCCTTCGACAAGATGACCTCCCGCTTCGGCTACAGCACCGAGATCAAGGCCAACTGGAAGCTGTACATGGACGCGTTCGCGGAGTTCTACCACGCGCCCGTGCTGCACGCGAAGCAGTCGCCGGAGAAGTTCTCCGTCGCCGCGGCCCAGGCCGGGTTCGAGGCGCCGCACTACCGACTCGACGGCCACCACCGCCTGGTCAGCACGTCCGGCATCCGCTTCTGGGAACTGGACGCCGAGTCGGTCAAGCCCATCGACACCCTGACCCGCAGCGGGCTGTTCGGGCCGTGGGACAAGCCCGACCTCGGGCCCATGCCGCCCGGTGTCAACCCGGCCAAGTGCGATCCGTGGGGCCTGGACTCGTTCCAGCTGTTCCCCAACTTCGTGATCCTCATCTGGAGCCAGGGGTGGTACATCACCTACCAGTACTGGCCCACGTCGTACCACAGCCATGTCTTCGAGGGCAGCGCGTACTTCCCGCCCGCGACCACCATCCGCGAGCGCGTCGCGCAGGAGGCGGCGGCCGTCACCTTCAAGGAGTTCGCCCTCCAGGACGCCAACACCCTGGAGGCCACGCAGTCCATGCTGGAGACCCGGTACGTCGACCGCTTCCTGCTGGGCGACCAGGAGATCCTGTGCCGCCACCTGCACAAGGTCGTCGGGGACTGGGTCGACGAGTTCGAGGGAGCGGGACGATGA
- a CDS encoding carboxymuconolactone decarboxylase family protein, which translates to MSTAPTPRMPPLPVAEWTDEQRALLSGNMPRADRYLTGAPDAPPMPSILGLFARHARVGGPWLAFSGLLLDCGVLGARERELLILRASHRVGCRYQWDQHVRIAEGVGLTPGEVAAAATGPDAPAWADGDRDLLRAVDQLVDRHVVDDATWERLAARFDERELLELLFVVGSYVGLAMVLNSVGLDAEAELPSKGEAEAGAGAGAGARADARPMCPPGTDSPPDARPTRPPATDSPPDPPAPPATPHPVPGSRPVRPSHR; encoded by the coding sequence GTGAGCACGGCTCCGACGCCCCGCATGCCGCCGCTCCCGGTGGCCGAATGGACGGACGAGCAAAGGGCGTTGCTCAGCGGCAACATGCCCCGCGCGGACCGCTACCTCACGGGCGCACCCGACGCGCCCCCGATGCCGTCGATCCTCGGCCTGTTCGCGCGGCACGCCCGTGTCGGCGGGCCCTGGCTGGCCTTCAGCGGCCTGCTGCTCGACTGCGGCGTGCTCGGCGCGCGCGAGCGCGAGCTGCTGATCCTGCGCGCCAGCCACCGCGTCGGCTGCCGCTACCAGTGGGACCAGCACGTGCGCATCGCCGAGGGCGTCGGCCTGACACCCGGCGAGGTCGCCGCCGCCGCGACCGGCCCGGACGCACCCGCGTGGGCCGACGGCGACCGCGACCTGCTCCGGGCCGTCGACCAGCTTGTCGACCGCCACGTCGTCGACGACGCCACCTGGGAACGCCTGGCGGCCCGCTTCGACGAGCGCGAACTCCTCGAACTCCTCTTCGTCGTGGGGAGTTACGTGGGCCTGGCGATGGTGCTCAACAGCGTCGGGCTGGACGCCGAGGCCGAACTCCCGTCGAAGGGCGAGGCGGAGGCGGGGGCAGGGGCGGGGGCAGGGGCCCGGGCCGACGCCCGTCCGATGTGCCCGCCCGGGACCGACTCCCCGCCCGACGCCCGTCCGACGCGCCCGCCCGCGACCGACTCCCCGCCCGATCCGCCCGCCCCGCCCGCCACGCCGCACCCCGTCCCGGGCAGTCGGCCCGTCCGACCGTCGCACCGCTGA
- a CDS encoding TetR/AcrR family transcriptional regulator, which produces MAPARRSPVEDSITRTALLDAAEELMLEQGYAAVSTRRVGAKVGVNSALVSYYFGSMDGLFVELFRRGAERSLKRLVDALASPQPLWALWELTHDYSSNALTMEFTALANHRKAIRAEIAAYSRRFRTLQVEALTDVLPRYGIDQERWPTVSLILLMAGVSRFLQIEEGFDLDIGHAETIAVIEREIRALEGDRRPVGDEAAAHRPG; this is translated from the coding sequence ATGGCGCCGGCACGGCGGAGCCCCGTCGAAGACTCCATCACGCGCACAGCCCTCCTCGACGCGGCCGAGGAGCTGATGCTCGAACAGGGCTACGCCGCCGTCAGCACCCGCCGGGTCGGCGCGAAGGTGGGGGTCAACAGCGCCCTCGTGTCCTACTACTTCGGGTCCATGGACGGCCTGTTCGTCGAGTTGTTCCGCCGGGGCGCCGAACGCAGCCTCAAGCGGCTCGTCGACGCCCTGGCATCGCCCCAACCCCTGTGGGCGCTCTGGGAGTTGACCCACGACTACTCCAGCAACGCCCTCACGATGGAGTTCACCGCACTCGCGAACCACCGCAAGGCGATCCGCGCCGAGATCGCCGCGTACTCGCGCAGGTTCCGCACCCTCCAGGTCGAGGCGCTGACGGACGTGCTGCCCCGCTACGGCATCGACCAGGAGCGCTGGCCCACCGTCTCCCTCATCCTCCTCATGGCCGGCGTCTCGCGGTTCCTGCAGATCGAGGAGGGCTTCGACCTCGACATCGGCCACGCCGAGACGATCGCCGTGATCGAGCGGGAGATCCGCGCCCTGGAGGGCGACCGCCGGCCGGTGGGCGACGAGGCCGCCGCCCACCGGCCCGGGTAG
- a CDS encoding TauD/TfdA dioxygenase family protein — MTTTITCTPLAATVGAEVSGIGAEQLARDDAAAAAVLEALETYGVLVFRGLGLDPEHQIAFSRRLGEIDDEYGHHPVAGIYRVTLDPAKNTSAAYLQGTFEWHMDGCTPLHGEPPQKATVLSAVQVAASGGETEFASTYAAYDALGDDEKERFAALRVLHSMEASQRRVIPDPTPEQRAHWRNRPTSTHPLVWTHRTGRKSLVIGAHADHVVGMDRDESRDLLRDLLDRTTRPDRVHRHHWSVGDTVVWDNTGVVHRAAPYAPDSPRELLRTTVFGDEPIR, encoded by the coding sequence GTGACGACGACGATCACCTGCACCCCGCTCGCCGCCACCGTCGGCGCCGAGGTGAGCGGTATCGGCGCGGAGCAACTGGCCCGGGACGACGCCGCGGCAGCGGCCGTCCTCGAAGCCCTCGAAACGTACGGCGTCCTGGTCTTCCGGGGCCTCGGCCTCGATCCGGAGCACCAGATCGCGTTCTCCCGCCGGCTCGGCGAGATCGACGACGAGTACGGCCACCACCCCGTCGCGGGCATCTACCGCGTGACCCTCGACCCGGCCAAGAACACCTCCGCCGCGTACCTCCAGGGCACCTTCGAGTGGCACATGGACGGCTGCACACCCCTGCACGGCGAACCCCCGCAGAAAGCCACCGTCCTCAGCGCCGTGCAGGTGGCCGCGAGCGGCGGCGAGACCGAGTTCGCGAGCACCTACGCCGCCTACGACGCACTCGGCGACGACGAGAAGGAGCGGTTCGCGGCGCTGCGGGTGCTGCACTCGATGGAGGCGTCCCAGCGCCGCGTCATCCCCGACCCCACCCCCGAGCAGCGCGCGCACTGGCGCAACCGCCCGACATCGACCCACCCGCTGGTGTGGACCCACCGCACCGGCCGCAAGTCCCTGGTCATCGGCGCCCACGCCGACCACGTCGTCGGGATGGACCGCGACGAGAGCCGGGACCTGCTCCGGGACCTGCTCGACCGCACGACCCGGCCGGACCGGGTGCACCGTCACCACTGGTCCGTCGGCGACACCGTCGTGTGGGACAACACGGGCGTCGTGCACCGCGCCGCGCCGTACGCCCCGGACTCGCCCCGCGAACTGCTGCGCACGACCGTCTTCGGCGACGAACCGATCCGATGA
- a CDS encoding aromatic ring-hydroxylating oxygenase subunit alpha, producing the protein MVRSGKPSDASWTGRVPGLGTGLVSYEDSISPEFYELEREAIFKRAWLNVGRIEQLPRKGSFFTKELAVAKTSLIVTRDMDDRVHAFHNVCRHRGNKLLWGETPRDETSGTCRQFMCKYHGWRYGLDGELRFALQEEEYFDFDKAEFPLVSVHCEVWEGFVFVNLSREPSQPLLDFLGPMVRGLEGYPFHLCTERYAFRANILSNWKIFLDAFQEYYHAPILHSQQQVPALRSFETGFKVPHFQTDGPHRLVSTGGWKGVPRHLSPPENLYPIEHQVQAGMMGPWERPDLPELDPANLPPGVNPGGLDPWSISNFQIFPNFVILMYERGWYLTYQYWPTSPNTHDWEMSYWFPPSRTASERIRHEVTAVISKEAGLQDAGTLDGTQMGLESRVIDQWPLCDQEMTVRHLHHVVGDWVQAYLRQGRFDDKAVHA; encoded by the coding sequence ATGGTGCGTTCCGGCAAGCCGTCGGATGCCAGCTGGACCGGGCGCGTCCCGGGGCTGGGGACCGGCCTGGTGTCGTACGAGGACTCGATATCGCCGGAGTTCTACGAGCTCGAACGCGAGGCGATCTTCAAGCGGGCCTGGCTGAACGTCGGCCGGATCGAGCAACTGCCGCGCAAGGGAAGCTTCTTCACCAAGGAGCTGGCCGTCGCGAAGACGTCGCTGATCGTCACCCGGGACATGGACGACCGCGTGCACGCGTTCCACAACGTGTGCCGGCACCGGGGCAACAAGTTGCTGTGGGGTGAGACACCGCGCGACGAGACCAGCGGCACCTGCCGCCAGTTCATGTGCAAGTACCACGGCTGGCGCTACGGCCTGGACGGCGAACTGCGGTTCGCGCTCCAGGAGGAGGAGTACTTCGACTTCGACAAGGCCGAGTTCCCGCTCGTGTCGGTGCACTGCGAGGTGTGGGAGGGGTTCGTCTTCGTGAACCTGTCCCGCGAGCCGAGCCAACCACTCCTGGACTTTCTCGGCCCGATGGTGCGCGGCCTGGAGGGCTATCCGTTCCACCTGTGCACCGAGCGGTACGCGTTCCGGGCGAACATCCTCAGCAACTGGAAGATCTTCCTGGACGCGTTCCAGGAGTACTACCACGCGCCGATCCTGCACTCCCAGCAGCAGGTCCCCGCGCTGCGCAGCTTCGAGACCGGGTTCAAGGTCCCGCACTTCCAGACCGACGGCCCGCACCGCCTCGTCAGCACCGGCGGGTGGAAGGGTGTGCCGCGCCACCTGTCGCCGCCCGAGAACCTGTACCCGATCGAACACCAGGTCCAGGCCGGGATGATGGGCCCGTGGGAGCGCCCCGACCTCCCCGAACTCGACCCGGCCAACCTCCCGCCGGGCGTCAACCCGGGCGGGCTCGACCCGTGGTCGATCTCGAACTTCCAGATCTTCCCGAACTTCGTGATCCTGATGTACGAGCGCGGCTGGTACCTCACGTACCAGTACTGGCCGACGTCCCCCAACACGCACGACTGGGAGATGTCGTACTGGTTCCCGCCGTCGCGCACCGCGAGCGAGCGGATCCGCCACGAGGTCACCGCCGTGATCTCGAAGGAGGCCGGGCTCCAGGACGCCGGCACGCTCGACGGCACGCAGATGGGCCTGGAATCCCGCGTCATCGACCAATGGCCGCTGTGCGACCAGGAGATGACGGTACGTCACCTGCACCATGTGGTCGGCGACTGGGTGCAGGCGTACCTGCGGCAGGGGCGGTTCGACGACAAGGCGGTGCACGCGTGA
- a CDS encoding nuclear transport factor 2 family protein, translated as MDLWELIARERIRDTMALYNWSGDALRLDEMATAFCEDGVLETRGADAAPHGRDAIVRFLSGVGAGADAQARAKHAPDADTPAPRRIVRHVLTNVRFVELTPEHARVAAYFTVFTEIGLDHYGRYRDLFVPVGDAWLIRHRFVSTDWRAADSTMAPPSAVG; from the coding sequence ATGGACCTGTGGGAACTGATCGCGCGCGAACGCATCCGCGACACGATGGCCCTCTACAACTGGTCGGGGGACGCGCTGCGCCTCGACGAGATGGCCACCGCGTTCTGCGAGGACGGGGTGTTGGAGACGCGGGGCGCCGACGCGGCGCCGCACGGGCGCGACGCGATCGTGCGGTTCCTGTCCGGCGTGGGGGCCGGAGCGGACGCGCAGGCCCGGGCCAAGCACGCTCCCGACGCGGACACCCCGGCGCCGCGCCGCATCGTGCGGCACGTGCTGACCAACGTCCGCTTCGTCGAGCTGACCCCCGAACACGCGCGCGTGGCCGCGTACTTCACCGTCTTCACCGAGATCGGCCTCGACCACTACGGCCGCTACCGCGACCTGTTCGTCCCGGTGGGCGACGCCTGGCTGATCCGCCACCGGTTCGTCTCGACCGACTGGCGGGCCGCCGACTCGACCATGGCGCCGCCGTCCGCCGTCGGCTGA
- a CDS encoding ABC transporter substrate-binding protein has product MHEFAALTRSFGVCGEIGGPVFTRDQVRRRRSRGGRRIRVAWLALVMVVAAACGSSGGAPNPNATPRHGGGVTVLLPGDARGLDPYTANIANQADGSRLSALYDVLLWSDPATGTVRPQMAESLIPDRDGLVWTLTLKGGIRFGDGAKLDAMAVKRAWEKHKDPALQSPAAVAVAPLKLAVLDELRLRIELPSANANFDRTVAHSLNFVPSPRTLDSPEAFAASRTAPVGAGPYRLREWVPGSHMTFERNPDYWQQGKPYLDTVTFRVDAETTAAAKAIDAKDADIVVSSDPVLLVQARGLGLPVDEIPLNGGQMLAFNTRKLPGRPLADPNLRRAVALSLNGDEINRLYSDGKGRLAKGIFASSSPIANIQLTMPQNDPTQAAALFAAATDNGGKPLKLVFAVPSTPKAVAMAEYMKERIESVSSRQVRVDLVVEDIVVYSKRVLFDADFDIATYGLWAEDAEPLLYQFLHSSGGPTNLTGYQNPEVDSALEAARLSTDRTVRNEAYTRVQMRLINDVPFFVFLESLAGCVTSPDLTGAQLFNDGLLLWDRVGRRG; this is encoded by the coding sequence TTGCACGAATTCGCCGCGCTGACGCGGTCGTTCGGGGTGTGCGGAGAAATCGGGGGTCCGGTGTTCACGCGCGACCAGGTCCGGAGGCGTCGTTCGCGGGGCGGGCGGAGGATCCGGGTCGCCTGGCTCGCGCTCGTCATGGTGGTGGCCGCCGCCTGCGGGTCCTCGGGCGGCGCTCCGAACCCGAACGCCACGCCGCGACACGGCGGAGGCGTCACGGTGCTGCTGCCCGGCGACGCGCGGGGGCTCGACCCGTACACCGCGAACATCGCCAACCAGGCGGACGGCAGCCGGTTGTCCGCGTTGTACGACGTGCTGCTGTGGAGCGACCCCGCTACCGGGACGGTTCGGCCGCAGATGGCCGAGTCGCTGATCCCCGACCGCGATGGCCTCGTGTGGACGCTGACGCTCAAGGGCGGCATCCGCTTCGGCGACGGGGCGAAGCTCGACGCCATGGCGGTCAAACGCGCGTGGGAGAAGCACAAGGACCCCGCGCTGCAGTCGCCCGCCGCCGTCGCCGTCGCGCCGCTCAAGCTCGCGGTCCTGGACGAACTGCGGCTGCGCATCGAACTCCCGTCCGCCAACGCGAACTTCGACCGCACGGTCGCGCACTCGCTGAACTTCGTCCCGTCGCCGCGCACCCTCGACTCGCCGGAGGCCTTCGCGGCGTCGCGGACGGCGCCCGTGGGAGCGGGGCCGTACCGGTTGCGGGAGTGGGTGCCCGGCAGCCACATGACGTTCGAACGGAACCCCGACTACTGGCAGCAGGGCAAGCCCTACCTGGACACCGTGACGTTCCGCGTGGACGCCGAGACCACCGCCGCCGCGAAGGCGATCGATGCCAAGGACGCGGACATCGTCGTCAGCAGCGACCCCGTTCTGCTCGTCCAGGCACGGGGGTTGGGGCTGCCGGTCGACGAAATCCCGCTCAACGGCGGCCAGATGCTCGCCTTCAACACGCGGAAACTCCCGGGCCGTCCGCTCGCCGACCCCAACCTGCGCCGCGCGGTGGCGCTTTCGCTGAACGGGGACGAGATCAACCGGCTCTACAGCGACGGCAAGGGGCGGTTGGCCAAGGGCATTTTCGCGTCGTCCTCGCCGATCGCCAACATCCAGTTGACGATGCCGCAGAACGATCCGACCCAGGCGGCGGCGCTGTTCGCGGCGGCCACCGACAACGGGGGCAAGCCGCTCAAGCTGGTGTTCGCGGTGCCGAGCACCCCGAAGGCCGTCGCGATGGCCGAGTACATGAAGGAGCGCATCGAGAGCGTGTCGTCGCGGCAGGTGCGTGTGGACCTGGTCGTCGAGGACATCGTCGTCTACTCCAAACGCGTCCTGTTCGACGCGGACTTCGACATCGCGACGTACGGGCTGTGGGCCGAGGACGCCGAGCCGCTGCTGTACCAGTTCCTCCACTCCAGCGGCGGTCCGACGAACCTGACGGGATATCAGAACCCGGAGGTGGACTCCGCGTTGGAGGCGGCACGGCTGTCGACCGACCGGACGGTGCGGAACGAGGCGTACACCCGCGTGCAGATGCGGCTCATCAACGACGTGCCGTTCTTCGTGTTCCTCGAATCCCTCGCGGGGTGTGTCACCTCGCCGGACCTCACGGGCGCGCAGTTGTTCAACGACGGCCTGCTGCTGTGGGACCGGGTCGGCCGGCGCGGATGA
- the gcvH gene encoding glycine cleavage system protein GcvH — MANVPRDRAYTRDHLWVRHDGRTALVGLTDFAQRRLGDIVYVELPNAGDRFEAGQPLGSVESVKTVSAIAMPVPGEVRDPNRDLTDMPESINDDPYGDGWWAEIDAADPSAYDGLLSADEYAAYLDESDA, encoded by the coding sequence ATGGCGAACGTTCCGCGGGACCGCGCGTACACCCGGGACCACCTGTGGGTCCGGCACGACGGGAGGACCGCGCTGGTGGGGCTGACGGACTTCGCGCAGCGGCGGTTGGGCGACATCGTCTACGTGGAACTGCCCAACGCGGGCGACCGGTTCGAGGCCGGGCAGCCGCTCGGCTCGGTCGAGTCGGTCAAGACGGTCTCCGCGATCGCCATGCCCGTCCCCGGCGAGGTCCGCGACCCCAACCGGGACCTCACCGACATGCCCGAGTCGATCAACGACGACCCCTATGGCGACGGGTGGTGGGCGGAGATCGACGCCGCGGACCCCTCGGCGTACGACGGGCTCCTCAGCGCCGACGAGTACGCCGCGTACCTCGACGAATCCGACGCGTAG